Proteins encoded by one window of Cucurbita pepo subsp. pepo cultivar mu-cu-16 chromosome LG14, ASM280686v2, whole genome shotgun sequence:
- the LOC111810793 gene encoding heterogeneous nuclear ribonucleoprotein 1-like, with translation MIHCLVIEKMESDLGKLFIGGISWDTDEERLRDYFGNYGEVVEAVIMRDRTTGRARGFGFVVFADPVVAERVILEKHIIDGRTVEAKKAVPKDDQNMLNRNIGSSIQGSPSSGRTKKIFVGGLASTVTEADFQKYFDQFGTITDVVVMYDHSTQRPRGFGFITYDSEEVVDRVLHKTFHELNGKMVEVKRAIPKEQTPGPNRSPLVGYNFGMSRATGFLNNYTQGYNMSPLGGIGIRSDGRLSPFLSPRTGVPPLGLNFEQGLRQGYGRTMNIMNSQAQEQMLSSYYNANSNRYIAPIGYSGGNGRGDSPLSSSTWNVWGNGSISTASMNSSASGMGNFRVAYGNNDDNWNLPAVANHVGVGNVPDNGYAVRDNGVGFRGDYGGNVVSIATRKPFAETTNGFERSYRELYRDQVVHDDVTWQSTAPELDDSMAFGYGLGNLASDDPTKNSESSLANYDISSRQSTRGIAA, from the exons ATGATTCATTGTTTGGTAATAGAAAAGATGGAATCAGATCTTGGCAAACTCTTTATTGGCGGAATTTCTTGGGATACTGATGAAGAACGTCTTAGGGATTATTTTGGAAACTATGGCGAAGTGGTTGAAGCTGTGATCATGAGAGATCGCACCACTGGTCGTGCTCGTGGCTTTGGCTTTGTTGTCTTTGCAGATCCTGTTGTTGCTGAGAGAGTCATTTTGGAGAAGCATATCATCGATGGCCGCACT GTTGAAGCTAAAAAGGCTGTTCCAAAGGATGATCAGAACATGTTGAATAGAAACATTGGCAGTAGCATTCAAGGTTCTCCTAGCTCGGGACGAACGAAAAAGATTTTCGTTGGAGGTTTAGCTTCAACAGTCACAGAGGCAGACTTTCAGAAGTACTTTGATCAGTTTGGCACAATCACTGATGTTGTTGTTATGTATGATCACAGCACGCAAAGGCCGAGAGGTTTTGGCTTCATTACGTACGACTCGGAGGAGGTCGTCGACCGTGTGCTGCATAAAACCTTTCATGAACTCAATGGAAAAATGGTTGAGGTTAAAAGAGCAATCCCAAAAGAGCAAACCCCAGGGCCTAACCGGAGCCCTCTTGTAGGATATAACTTTGGTATGAGTAGAGCTACTGGATTTCTTAACAACTATACTCAAGGCTATAATATGAGTCCTCTCGGAGGTATCGGAATCCGGTCCGATGGTAGGTTGAGTCCGTTTCTTAGCCCTCGAACCGGGGTTCCTCCTttaggtttgaattttgagcAAGGGCTGAGGCAAGGCTATGGTAGGACTATGAACATTATGAATAGTCAAGCACAGGAACAAATGTTGAGTTCCTATTATAATGCCAATTCGAATAGGTACATTGCCCCGATTGGCTATAGCGGAGGCAATGGACGAGGCGATTCTCCGTTAAGCTCGAGTACGTGGAATGTCTGGGGAAATGGAAGTATAAGCACTGCTTCCATGAACTCTTCTGCCTCTGGAATGGGTAACTTCAGAGTGGCATATGGAAATAACGATGATAATTGGAATTTGCCTGCTGTTGCTAATCATGTTGGAGTAGGGAATGTTCCTGATAATGGATATGCAGTTCGAGACAATGGCGTCGGGTTCAGAGGAGACTATGGAGGAAATGTAGTCTCGATCGCAACCCGAAAGCCATTTGCTGAAACAACCAATGGTTTTGAGAGGTCATACAGGGAATTATATCGTGATCAAGTCGTGCACGATGATGTAACTTGGCAGTCTACCGCTCCTGAACTTGATGATTCTATGGCTTTTGGTTATGGTCTTGGTAACCTCGCTTCAGACGATCCAACGAAAAATTCAGAGAGTTCTCTAGCAAATTACGACATTTCGAGCCGACAATCAACTAGAG GAATTGCTGCGTAG